The following proteins come from a genomic window of Lolium rigidum isolate FL_2022 chromosome 5, APGP_CSIRO_Lrig_0.1, whole genome shotgun sequence:
- the LOC124654940 gene encoding nucleoside diphosphate kinase 2, chloroplastic-like, with amino-acid sequence MAWEGAGVVASARKLIGATNPLQAEPGTLRGDLAVQTGRNVIHGSDSPDNGKREIALWFKEGELAQWESVQSPWLIE; translated from the exons ATG GCCTGGGAGGGTGCAGGTGTTGTTGCATCGGCTCGCAAACTGATAGGAGCTACTAACCCCCTTCAAGCTGAACCAGGGACCTTAAGGGGTGATCTTGCAGTTCAAACAGGAAG GAATGTTATCCACGGAAGTGACAGCCCTGATAATGGCAAGCGTGAAATCG CGCTATGGTTCAAAGAAGGCGAGCTCGCTCAGTGGGAATCAGTTCAATCACCCTGGCTTATAGAATGA